The proteins below come from a single Mucilaginibacter mali genomic window:
- a CDS encoding DUF5808 domain-containing protein, producing the protein MPQQQKTEREPHPKGPIFVPKSIGFGYTLNFARWESFVIIGVIGLLVIAHWLYRKGEIKF; encoded by the coding sequence ATGCCCCAACAACAAAAAACCGAACGTGAACCGCATCCCAAAGGCCCCATCTTCGTCCCCAAAAGCATCGGCTTTGGCTATACACTGAACTTTGCCCGCTGGGAATCGTTTGTGATAATCGGCGTTATTGGGCTGCTGGTTATTGCCCATTGGCTATACCGCAAAGGCGAGATCAAGTTTTAA
- the pfkA gene encoding 6-phosphofructokinase encodes MAEIKKIGVFTSGGDAPGMNAAIRAVVRSALYYNLQVAGIRRGYEGMISGDIFNMDRKSVANIIQRGGTILKTARSDQFRTPEGRKIAYEQLKANGIDALVAIGGDGTFTGARIFGHEYDIPVLGLPGTIDNDLLGTDFTIGYDTAINTVVDAVDKIRDTAESHDRLFIVEVMGRDCGLIALRTGIAAGAEAILIPESKTDLNALYERLEKGRKDKSSKIVMVAESGEAGDAFEIGRQIKERYPQYDTRISILGHIQRGGRPSCMDRVLASRIGVAAVEGLLAGRRNEMVGIISNELAYTPFEHAIKHNIEINDNFLKIVEILSL; translated from the coding sequence ATGGCTGAAATTAAAAAAATAGGTGTTTTTACATCCGGCGGCGATGCCCCGGGTATGAATGCTGCCATCCGCGCGGTGGTACGCAGCGCCTTATATTATAACCTGCAAGTTGCCGGCATCCGTCGCGGATACGAGGGCATGATCAGTGGCGATATTTTTAATATGGACCGTAAATCGGTTGCCAATATCATCCAGCGCGGGGGCACCATCCTAAAAACCGCACGCAGCGATCAGTTCCGCACACCTGAGGGCCGTAAGATTGCTTACGAGCAGTTGAAGGCGAATGGTATAGATGCCCTGGTAGCTATAGGTGGCGATGGTACCTTTACCGGCGCGCGCATCTTCGGGCACGAATATGATATCCCTGTACTTGGCTTGCCTGGTACCATAGATAACGATTTACTGGGCACCGATTTTACCATCGGCTACGATACCGCTATTAATACCGTGGTTGACGCGGTGGACAAGATCAGGGATACGGCCGAATCGCACGACCGCCTGTTTATTGTAGAGGTAATGGGCCGCGACTGTGGCCTGATCGCACTCCGTACCGGTATTGCAGCCGGTGCCGAGGCTATCCTGATCCCCGAAAGTAAAACCGACTTGAACGCCCTTTACGAGCGTTTGGAAAAAGGCCGTAAGGATAAATCATCAAAAATTGTAATGGTGGCCGAAAGCGGTGAGGCGGGCGATGCCTTCGAGATAGGCAGGCAAATAAAGGAGCGCTATCCACAGTACGATACCCGCATCTCCATCCTGGGCCATATCCAGCGTGGCGGTCGCCCAAGTTGTATGGACCGTGTATTGGCCAGCCGTATAGGTGTGGCCGCGGTTGAAGGTTTATTAGCAGGCCGCAGGAACGAGATGGTGGGAATCATCAGTAACGAACTGGCTTATACTCCGTTTGAGCATGCCATTAAGCACAACATCGAAATAAACGATAACTTTTTGAAGATCGTAGAGATATTGTCGCTATAG
- a CDS encoding DUF4920 domain-containing protein yields MKKLLLLAACFLQVWLYAQPLPHGTVYGHKPSRVGLIPAEKLETYMSKRTRISTTTQGKILAVTKSKGGWFTIDAGHGRTIAAHFKMENINIPTKLKGRTVMIEGVAQKQRDAANMQHFAGETTADAKQHGINNRQLLFEVSGLEVIR; encoded by the coding sequence ATGAAAAAGCTTTTGTTGCTTGCTGCTTGCTTTTTGCAGGTTTGGCTGTATGCGCAGCCCCTGCCGCATGGCACTGTTTATGGCCATAAACCCAGCCGTGTTGGTTTAATTCCTGCCGAAAAACTGGAGACTTATATGAGTAAGCGTACCCGCATTAGTACAACTACACAAGGCAAAATACTGGCGGTTACCAAAAGTAAAGGTGGCTGGTTTACCATAGATGCCGGCCATGGGCGCACCATAGCCGCGCATTTCAAAATGGAAAATATCAATATCCCAACTAAGTTAAAAGGCCGCACTGTGATGATTGAAGGCGTTGCCCAAAAACAGCGCGACGCGGCAAACATGCAGCATTTTGCCGGTGAAACAACGGCCGATGCAAAACAGCATGGCATTAACAACCGGCAATTGTTGTTTGAGGTTAGCGGACTTGAAGTAATACGATAG
- a CDS encoding NHL repeat-containing protein: MRSSLRKLSIVLLMLVPSVLVFTGCNKSSDDTGLQFVPAVTTNTLITNLTTTSAQSGGYITNYVTNTVSEYGVCWSTTNKTPVTTDSKTALTTANIVHFSATATGLTPNTLYYLRAYAIDTKGGITYGGVVQFTTPTATFAIAGTASTYAGSGTAAYTEGPLKTASFNSPQGVVADAAGNIYVADAFNNAIRKISTTGTVSTLAGSATPGNANGTGAAASFYSPQYIAIDGSGNLYVSDVGNNAIRKITSAGVVSTLAGGAYVGFADGTGATARFNSPAGLVADASGNIYVADRGNSAIRKITPAGVVTTFAGTNVASYSDGLTTSARFNNPCGITIDAAGVLYVADLSNNAIRQIATDGTVTTIAGNPTTLNDAVNLPVGITTDKAGNMFITDESGRILEITATKILYTIAGSANVSGYTEGKGTVAKFSNPQGITTDAAGNVYVADYNNNVIRKVVVSATP, translated from the coding sequence ATGAGGTCTTCTCTACGTAAATTAAGTATAGTTTTATTGATGCTGGTGCCGTCGGTTTTAGTGTTTACGGGCTGCAATAAATCATCAGACGACACTGGCCTTCAGTTTGTGCCGGCGGTAACTACAAACACGCTCATTACCAATTTAACAACAACATCGGCGCAAAGTGGCGGCTATATTACCAATTATGTTACCAACACGGTTAGCGAGTATGGTGTATGCTGGAGCACTACCAACAAAACCCCGGTTACAACCGATTCAAAAACGGCGTTAACTACAGCCAATATCGTTCACTTTTCGGCAACAGCTACCGGCCTGACACCTAATACGCTTTATTATTTGCGTGCTTACGCTATCGATACTAAGGGGGGGATTACCTATGGTGGTGTAGTACAGTTTACTACGCCTACAGCTACATTTGCCATTGCAGGCACAGCCAGCACTTATGCCGGCAGCGGTACAGCAGCTTATACTGAGGGCCCTTTAAAAACAGCTTCGTTTAACAGCCCGCAGGGGGTTGTGGCCGACGCTGCAGGGAATATCTATGTTGCCGACGCCTTTAATAATGCCATCCGCAAAATATCAACAACCGGTACGGTAAGCACGCTGGCCGGCAGCGCTACACCGGGTAATGCTAACGGCACCGGGGCAGCCGCCAGTTTCTATAGCCCGCAATATATCGCTATTGACGGTTCGGGTAATCTTTATGTGTCTGATGTGGGTAATAACGCTATCCGCAAAATAACATCGGCGGGTGTAGTAAGCACTTTAGCCGGTGGCGCTTATGTTGGCTTTGCCGATGGTACAGGTGCTACGGCCAGGTTTAACAGCCCGGCAGGCTTAGTGGCCGATGCATCGGGGAATATCTACGTAGCCGACAGGGGTAACAGTGCTATCCGCAAAATAACGCCGGCAGGTGTGGTAACTACTTTTGCGGGTACAAACGTTGCCAGCTATTCGGATGGGTTAACCACCAGTGCCCGGTTTAATAACCCATGTGGCATCACCATCGACGCGGCGGGCGTGCTTTACGTAGCCGATCTTTCTAACAATGCCATCAGGCAAATTGCTACTGATGGTACAGTAACTACCATTGCAGGAAACCCAACCACTTTAAACGATGCCGTTAACCTGCCGGTAGGTATTACTACCGATAAGGCAGGCAATATGTTTATTACTGATGAATCGGGCCGTATATTGGAAATTACCGCTACTAAGATATTATACACTATTGCGGGTAGCGCCAATGTAAGCGGTTATACCGAGGGCAAGGGAACAGTGGCCAAATTTAGCAATCCGCAAGGTATCACCACCGACGCGGCAGGCAATGTTTATGTGGCCGATTACAATAATAATGTAATACGCAAAGTAGTGGTTTCAGCTACTCCATAA
- the radA gene encoding DNA repair protein RadA, whose protein sequence is MAKTKVSYFCQSCGFEAPKWLGKCPSCSQWNTFVEEIVERANPSVPDWKPQSTSLQRANKAVPIDKIEFDEEHRILTPDKEFNRVLGGGIVAGSLVLIGGEPGIGKSTLMLQLSLNMPGLRVLYVSGEESDRQIKMRAERLAPQPPEGGAGSQATPPLGGGGAGGDCYILTETSTQNIFKQIEQLQPELVVIDSIQTLHSAHIESTPGSVSQVRECTAELLRFAKESGTPVFLIGHITKDGMIAGPKILEHMVDTVLQFEGDRHHVYRILRAVKNRFGSASELGIYEMLGAGLREVSNPSEILLSQREEQLSGITISATLEGMRPMMIETQALVSTSAYGTPQRSATGFDTRRMNMLLAVLEKRCGFKLGAKDVFLNITGGIRVEDPAIDLGLAAAIISSHEDIPIPFKTCFAGELGLSGEIRAVNRVEQRIAEAQKLGFEQIFISKYNLPTGGNDKKRIDLSRYEIAVKTVGSIEEVFTLLFG, encoded by the coding sequence TTGGCAAAAACTAAAGTATCGTACTTCTGTCAAAGCTGCGGCTTCGAGGCACCAAAATGGCTGGGCAAATGCCCCTCCTGCAGCCAGTGGAATACCTTTGTTGAAGAAATTGTAGAACGGGCAAACCCATCAGTACCCGACTGGAAGCCACAGTCTACCTCGCTACAGCGTGCAAATAAGGCTGTGCCTATTGATAAAATAGAATTTGATGAGGAACACCGCATCCTCACGCCCGATAAAGAGTTTAACCGCGTGCTGGGCGGCGGCATCGTAGCCGGTTCACTGGTATTGATAGGCGGCGAACCGGGTATCGGCAAATCTACCCTGATGCTGCAGCTATCGCTCAATATGCCTGGCTTGCGGGTACTATATGTATCGGGCGAGGAAAGCGACCGGCAGATCAAGATGCGGGCAGAGCGATTAGCCCCCCAGCCCCCTGAAGGGGGAGCAGGAAGCCAAGCAACTCCCCCTTTAGGGGGTGGGGGGGCTGGCGGCGATTGCTATATCCTCACCGAAACATCAACCCAAAACATTTTTAAACAAATAGAGCAATTACAGCCCGAACTGGTGGTGATCGATTCGATACAGACGCTGCATTCGGCGCATATCGAATCTACTCCGGGCAGTGTATCGCAGGTGCGCGAGTGCACGGCCGAGTTATTGCGCTTTGCCAAAGAGAGCGGTACGCCGGTATTTTTGATCGGTCATATTACCAAAGACGGCATGATAGCTGGTCCGAAGATACTGGAACACATGGTAGATACGGTGCTGCAATTTGAGGGCGACCGCCACCACGTATACCGCATACTCCGCGCGGTGAAGAACCGTTTCGGCTCAGCGTCGGAATTGGGTATTTACGAGATGCTGGGCGCAGGTTTGCGCGAGGTGTCTAACCCGTCAGAGATCTTATTATCGCAACGGGAAGAGCAGTTAAGCGGCATCACCATCTCGGCTACTTTAGAGGGCATGCGCCCCATGATGATAGAAACCCAGGCGCTGGTGAGTACATCCGCCTATGGGACGCCGCAACGCTCGGCTACGGGCTTTGATACCCGGCGGATGAATATGCTGCTGGCCGTGCTGGAAAAACGCTGCGGTTTTAAATTAGGCGCTAAGGACGTCTTTTTGAACATTACCGGCGGCATCCGGGTAGAAGACCCGGCTATCGACCTGGGTCTTGCCGCTGCCATCATCTCATCGCACGAGGATATCCCTATCCCCTTTAAAACCTGCTTCGCCGGTGAATTGGGCCTCTCGGGCGAGATCCGCGCCGTTAACCGGGTAGAGCAACGCATTGCCGAAGCGCAAAAACTTGGCTTCGAGCAGATCTTCATCTCCAAGTACAATCTCCCAACCGGCGGTAACGACAAAAAACGCATCGATCTGAGCCGCTATGAAATAGCGGTGAAAACGGTGGGTAGTATCGAGGAGGTGTTCACCCTATTATTCGGATAA